The Hyperolius riggenbachi isolate aHypRig1 chromosome 3, aHypRig1.pri, whole genome shotgun sequence genome window below encodes:
- the LOC137560878 gene encoding E3 ubiquitin-protein ligase TRIM11-like → MASASLREELECSICLSIYTDPVTLRCGHNFCRGCIHRVLDTQEGSGGYVCPECREKFQEWPALQSNIKLCNIVENFLSTQPGQEESRVFCSHCIHTPVPAVKSCLLCEVSLCENHLRVHKKSPEHVLCDPTTSLEDRKCSIHQEVLKYYCTEDAACVCVSCCVIGEHVGHKMVSLAEASEGRKSELRNVLQEVMSQREKMEKRVQSLEERRTTAQEKADDETERVTALFRDLRRQLENLEKRVLSDITRQADRVSSHCGDVIRQLEIKKDELSRKMRHIEELCNMTDPLTVLQESHTCDMCDTEEGDNEDRDIHDGGDLDVVGISHTLHILSDIISGVNVCFYTQEAADISLDVNTARDYLQISDDRKSASWAGRQNCPDTAERFQDRPQVLSSQSFSSGRHYWEVDVGGSEGWRVGMCYPSITRGGDQAQIGSNNKSWGLDRTGDQYLVRHDNEGMQLPDKIPRHRVRVYLDYEAGQISFYALCGPIITHLHTFTATFTEPLHAALGVWEDCIKISGGRSEM, encoded by the coding sequence ATGGCCTCTGCTAGTCTGAGAGAGGAGCTGGAGTGTTCCATCTGTCTGAGcatttatacagatcctgtaaCCCTGAGATGTGGACACAACTTCTGCCGGGGCTGTATTCATCGTGTTCTGGACACACAGGAGGGGTCTGGAGGATATGTCTGTCCTGAATGCAGAGAGAAGTTTCAGGAGTGGCCGGCACTGCAGAGTAACATAAAGCTGTGTAACATCGTGGAGAACTTCCTGTCTACCCAGCCAGGTCAGGAGGAGTCTCGGGTCTTCTGCAGTCACTGTATTCACACTCCTGTACCTGCTGTGAAATCTTGTCTGCTGTGTGAGGTTTCCCTGTGTGAGAATCACCTGAGAGTCCACAAAAAGTCCCCAGAACATGTCTTATGTGACCCCACCACCTCCCTGGAGGACAGGAAATGCTCAATCCATCAAGAGGTGCTTAaatattactgcactgaggatgctgcctgtgtctgtgtgtcctgctGCGTGATTGGAGAACATGTCGGCCATAAGATGGTGTCTCTGGCTGAGGCCTCTGAAGGCAGGAAGAGTGAACTGAGAAATgttctgcaggaagtgatgtcacagagagaaaagatggaaaaaagagtccagagtctggaggaacgaAGGACAACAGCACAAGAAAAAGCAGATGATGAAACAGAAAGAGTCACTGccctgtttagagacctcaggagacAGCTGGAAAACCTGGAAAAGAGAGTCCTGAGTGACATCACCAGACAGGCAGATCGGGTGTCGTCACACTGTGGTGATGTAATCAGGCAGTTGGAAATAAAGAAGGATGAGTtgtccaggaagatgcgtcacattgaggagctgtgtaacatgactgatccactgactgtcttacaggaatcacaCACATGTGACATGTGTGACACGGAGGAGGGGGATAATGAGGACAGAGACATacatgatggaggggatctggatgtggtcggcatctcacacacattacacatatTATCTGATATAATATCTGGAGTGAATGTATGCTTCTACACACAGGAAGCTGCAGACATATCactggatgtaaacacagctaGAGATTATTTACAGATATCAGATGACAGGAAATCTGCATCTTGGGCAGGCAGACAGAATTGCCCAGACACAGCAGAGAGATTTCAGGATAGACCTCAGGTGTTGAGCAGCcagagtttctcctcagggcgacattactgggaagtggatgttgggggATCAGAGGGCTGGAGAGtcgggatgtgttaccccagtataaccAGGGGAGGTGATCAGGCACAGATTGGCAGTAATAACAAGTCCTGGGGTTTGGACAGGACTGGTGATCAATATTTAGTGAGACATGACAATGAAGGGATGCAGTTACCTGACAAGATCCCCCGTCATAGAGTCAGGGTgtatctggattatgaggccgggcagatctccttttatgcctTGTGTGGCCcaatcatcacacacctccacaccttcactgccaccttcactgagccccttcATGCTGCATTAGGTGTATGGGAAGATTGTATAAAGATATCTGGGGGGAGGTCAGAGATGTGA